The following are encoded in a window of Rosa chinensis cultivar Old Blush chromosome 4, RchiOBHm-V2, whole genome shotgun sequence genomic DNA:
- the LOC121052627 gene encoding uncharacterized protein LOC121052627, with the protein MKECGARLIYSDDVPNFIQSLLQQYSPADHDVIGDYKLRNPDKSISTECFFSGPSGIFQKEKNSTDQLELLKQVAELIPSHEPTPFFIENEPPGYDSSSTKVVGELRRNIELVLHQLFEGGNAGYYDYGFTVSPKLKAILPWFSDQSLGGEVLLPHSPPDLYKDKTWLGLSVYAAFTVSPENLYHPYTACTFPRTMDSVWSSFC; encoded by the exons ATGAAAGAGTGTGGGGCGAGACTAATATACTCTGACGATGTGCCCAACTTTATTCAGAGTCTACTCCAGCAGTACAGTCCCGCGGACCATGATGTTATTGGTGATTATAAGTTGCGAAACCCGGACAAAAGTATCAGCACAGAGTGCTTCTTCTCTGGACCTAGCGGAAttttccaaaaagaaaagaacagtACTGATCAGCTGGAACTACTTAAACAAGTTGCAGAGCTAATTCCTTCTCATGAACCAACTCCATTCTTCATTGAAAATGAACCTCCCGGATATGATTCAAGTTCAACCAAGGTTGTCGGTGAACTGAGAAGAAACATAGAGTTAGTTCTTCACCAACTCTTTGAG GGAGGCAATGCAGGTTACTATGATTATGGTTTCACTGTATCTCCTAAACTCAAAGCAATTTTGCCGTGGTTTAGTGATCAAAGCCTAGGGGGCGAAGTACTACTACCTCATTCTCCTCCGGATTTGTACAAGGACAAGACATGGCTAGGATTATCTGTCTATGCTGCCTTCACTGTGTCTCCAG AGAATCTGTATCATCCATATACCGCGTGCACGTTTCCCAGAACAATGGATTCAGTGTGGTCAAGTTTTTGCTAG
- the LOC112199568 gene encoding TMV resistance protein N: MAAPSSSRLPIPSTNQCKFDVFLSFRGSDTRKNFTDHLYTALHQKGILAFKDDEELQRGRAISPELFKAIEESRIAVVIFSRNYASSTWCLDELAKIVDCANSSGLVVLPIFYDLRPTDVRQQTGNFEAAFAGHELSKDNREKVKTWRQALTQVANLSGWDLKDRHETKVIEEIVEHISSHLNFTFPTCHSKNIVGMHRVREIESDLGVGKLDELRVIGICGMPGIGKTTIAQVVFENIHQKFEASSFIANVGEDYEKKGLFHLQKQLFDDLLKTKVTTAILNNVRQRLRNKRVLIILDDVKELEHIVDLVGEGSSEEFGAGSRIIITTRDEKLLENYGSKIHKVEKLTESESLLLFCQKAFKKDHPVDDFLELSYSFTDYANGLPLALVVLGSYLYRRNAKDWSVEKKRWSDELKKLRDSNFSGPEKIFNILKLCFFGLDMAAKEIFLDIACFFKGENETDVRRIFESCGFYPECCIPSLLEKSLITIVGGKLWMHELLQQTGQQIVREESKWLGERSRLWDHTDIVPVLQNNKGTELVKGIFLSSPQQARVHLKADPFSEMRNLRLLKIKNVILSGCLEFTLSDLLSFFEWHGYPLKFLPSSFRPDKLVELHLPQSQIERLWEENIKQPLEMLVIVDLSDCEFLTKTLDFSQVPKLERLILKGCKRLSDIHPSIGDLKGLISLNLQGCESLTTLPPSIKLGSLMTFILSGCSKLKRFPEIGENMKNLLELHLDGTAIVELPTSIKHLTSLSLLNLKDCKLLQSLPDVICTSTSLQTLILQGCSNLCQLPENLGSLECLKVLDISRSAIRQVPPSIQFLKNLTGLSCAGCRDLPAERSSWCLPTFISCFLPPDLASNNSSGLQLPASFSGLCSLRKLILSDCNLLEGSIPDDIGCISSLQYLDLSGNNFETLPQSISQLYQLEDLHLNDCRNLKSLPTSLPISIRGIFSDNCPLLDETFQEIVWTSTALGFSFINCKYNKFYPLPTADQHLNQQNIRRFLMELFSQGGCFQFFFGAETDIASWFCRQSTNSSIKIPLPQDLDGKSQWIGFALWFLIESEVHDSVDSEEDPQSEYFNKRNYSCDIFTNDEDPPLKYPLADRDGRETYQHLLYIPADHFVKRLNKCFIEAKINIKRTGVEVVACRARLLYSADVPEFVGTLVHLWNHEQVGHLANPSSSKCTDQSKVYPFASETSFLIEFERQIFRNLSSTRMEGHEVRTRVEALLLEEIFELESARSYDYGFIFSLRAILPWFTHQSIGSVVLSLNDQSIGGVVGMYLPPLLHSDNEWVGFSLFVAFTLPPPGVLAVKYSSVNCRLLTSRGIMGPQHNLTLEFPGEDNFMGSERVLVIHIPRKHFPEDLGDRIQASFESLTPGVEVQMSGIRLVYRQDLNGLIQTITHCTIRSPFAYFGQDDKTFILEENKIGVHLTMEKSLLQQAKDRMLQDWQNSSTGSKVITDQQIELMILSETPVNPPKKKHSVIKWKRNLDLLLQFFFRLPVELSVTVCLSRNIISCSKRYSGIFYQKEIPEWFTEQQSSETLVSPVPTNLRKDKSFLGFVVCAVFSVEPSRADVLKYLYSGHHPRLACNFHLSPEIPCSLEVGSLPGTSPKNKFMWLYLRRFVWLQYIPGHYFKDHLNELPELGVSFTSDSPALAVKQCGFRILYDQEVQKYWKATVQCFTSFFDDNEDHIRQFIEDERHSFSITRSFGVLDNRTLIALLKTISEATCLNK; this comes from the exons ATGGCAGCCCCAAGCTCCTCACGCTTACCTATTCCTTCGACCAATCAATGCAAATTTGATGTCTTCCTGAGTTTTAGAGGCAGTGACACTCGCAAAAATTTTACTGATCATTTATACACAGCTTTACATCAGAAAGGAATCCTCGCCTTCAAGGATGATGAAGAACTCCAAAGGGGGAGAGCCATTTCACCAGAACTCTTTAAAGCAATTGAAGAATCAAGAATCGCAGTTGTCATATTCTCAAGAAACTACGCTTCTTCCACCTGgtgtttggatgaacttgccaaGATTGTTGATTGCGCTAATAGCTCTGGACTTGTTGTGTTGCCAATCTTCTATGACCTGCGACCAACCGATGTACGACAGCAGACAGGAAATTTTGAGGCAGCGTTTGCTGGACATGAACTTTCCAAAGACAACAGGGAGAAGGTGAAAACATGGAGGCAAGCTTTGACTCAAGTAGCAAACCTCTCTGGATGGGATTTAAAAGACAG GCATGAGACAAAGGTCATTGAAGAAATCGTGGAACATATTTCTAGTCATCTGAATTTCACATTCCCAACCTGTCACTCCAAAAATATTGTTGGGATGCATCGTGTGAGGGAAATTGAATCAGACCTAGGTGTAGGCAAGTTGGATGAACTTCGTGTTATTGGCATTTGTGGTATGCCTGGAATTGGTAAGACAACCATTGCACAAGTTGTTTTTGAAAATATTCACCAGAAATTTGAAGCTAGCAGTTTCATTGCTAATGTTGGAGAGGACTATGAAAAGAAAGGTTTGTTCCATCTTCAGAAACAACTTTTTGATGACTTGTTGAAGACCAAAGTAACCACGGCGATTCTCAATAATGTGAGGCAGAGATTGCGTAACAAGAGGGTGCTTATCATTCTTGATGACGTGAAGGAGTTGGAACATATAGTGGACCTAGTTGGAGAGGGCTCTAGTGAAGAGTTCGGTGCAGGTAGTAGAATCATCATAACCACAAGAGATGAAAAGTTGTTGGAGAATTATGGGTCCAAAATACACAAGGTTGAAAAGCTTACTGAAAGTGAGTCTCTTCTCCTCTTCTGTCAGAAAGCCTTTAAGAAAGATCATCCTGTTGATGATTTTCTTGAGTTGTCTTACAGTTTTACAGATTACGCTAATGGCCTTCCTCTGGCTCTTGTAGTTTTGGGTTCATACCTATACCGAAGAAATGCGAAAGACTGGTCTGttgaaaagaaaagatggtCTGATGAACTGAAAAAATTAAGAGATAGCAACTTTTCTGGTCCAGAAAAAATATTCAATATTTTAAAACTATGTTTTTTTGGATTAGACATGGCAGCAAAGGAGATATTTTTGGACATTGCTTGTTTCTTCAAAGGAGAGAATGAAACTGATGTAAGAAGGATATTTGAAAGTTGTGGCTTCTATCCAGAGTGTTGTATACCAAGCCTTCTTGAGAAATCCCTGATAACTATTGTAGGAGGAAAATTGTGGATGCACGAGTTACTACAACAAACTGGCCAGCAAATAGTCCGTGAAGAATCCAAATGGTTAGGGGAACGCAGCAGGTTGTGGGATCATACAGATATTGTTCCTGTCCTTCAGAACAATAAG GGGACAGAACTTGTTAAAGGTATTTTCCTCAGCTCACCTCAACAAGCCAGAGTGCACTTGAAGGCAGACCCTTTCTCAGAGATGCGCAACTTAAGACTGCTGAAGATTAAGAATGTGATATTGTCTGGATGCCTTGAGTTCACTCTTTCGGATCTGTTAAGCTTCTTCGAATGGCATGGATATCCTTTAAAATTTCTGCCCTCAAGTTTTAGACCGGATAAACTTGTTGAATTGCACTTGCCTCAAAGCCAAATAGAGCGACTATGGGAGGAAAATATCAAGCAG CCTCTGGAAATGTTGGTAATTGTAGACCTTAGTGACTGTGAATTCTTGACCAAGACCCTTGACTTCAGTCAAGTCCCGAAGCTGGAGAGGCTAATCCTTAAAGGTTGTAAAAGATTGTCTGATATTCACCCATCAATTGGAGATCTCAAAGGGCTCATTTCCTTGAATCTACAGGGTTGTGAATCTCTTACCACTCTTCCCCCCAGTATCAAGTTGGGATCTCTCATGACTTTCATACTTTCAGGATGTTCCAAACTGAAAAGGTTTCCGGAAATtggagaaaacatgaaaaatttaCTGGAACTTCATTTAGATGGGACAGCTATAGTAGAGCTACCAACATCAATTAAGCATTTGACTAGCCTCTCTCtgctcaatttaaaagactgCAAGCTCCTTCAGAGTCTTCCAGACGTAATTTGTACGTCTACATCACTCCAAACTCTCATCCTTCAAGGCTGCTCAAATTTATGCCAGTTGCCAGAAAACTTGGGGAGCTTAGAGTGTTTGAAGGTGCTTGACATAAGCAGAAGTGCTATAAGGCAGGTACCTCCCTCCATTcaatttctgaaaaatcttACAGGACTATCTTGCGCCGGATGTCGAGATTTGCCTGCTGAACGCAGTTCATGGTGTTTGCCGACCTTCATTTCTTGCTTCTTGCCACCAGATTTAGCATCCAACAATTCCAGTGGTTTGCAGTTGCCTGCTTCATTCTCCGGTTTGTGCTCCTtaagaaaattaattttaagCGATTGCAATCTGCTTGAAGGATCAATCCCTGATGACATTGGCTGCATATCCTCGTTGCAGTATCTGGATTTAAGTGGAAACAACTTTGAGACATTACCCCAAAGCATCTCTCAACTCTATCAGCTTGAAGACCTTCATTTAAATGATTGTAGAAACCTAAAATCATTGCCAACATCACTTCCTATAAGTATACGAGGTATATTTTCAGATAATTGTCCTCTCCTGGATGAAACATTTCAAGAAATAGTATGGACTTCAACTGCTTTGGGATTTAGCTTTATAAATTGCAAATACAACAAATTTTATCCCCTTCCGACAGCGGATCAGCACCTTAACCAGCAAAATATCCGAAGATTTTtaatg GAGCTATTTTCTCAGGGTggttgttttcaatttttttttggggctgAAACTGATATTGCTTCATGGTTCTGTCGTCAAAGTACTAATTCGTCAATAAAAATTCCATTACCTCAAGACTTGGATGGGAAAAGTCAATGGATTGGTTTTGCTCTGTGGTTTCTTATTGAATCGGAGGTGCATGACAGTGTGGATTCAGAAGAAGATCCTCAATCCGAATATTTCAACAAGAGAAATTACAGTTGTGACATCTTCACAAATGATGAAGATCCTCCCCTAAAGTATCCACTCGCGGATCGCGATGGTCGTGAGACATATCAGCATTTGCTTTATATACCAGCAGATCATTTCGTGAAAAGGTTGAATAAATGCTTCATCGAGGctaaaatcaacatcaaaagAACAGGGGTGGAAGTGGTAGCATGTAGAGCGAGGCTATTGTACTCGGCAGACGTGCCAGAATTTGTCGGGACTCTGGTTCACCTTTGGAATCATGAACAAGTGGGGCATCTGGCAAATCCATCATCGAGCAAGTGCACTGATCAGTCAAAAGTTTATCCTTTTGCTTCAGAAACaagtttcttgattgaatttgAACGccagattttcagaaatttAAGTTCAACCAGGATGGAAGGCCATGAAGTGAGAACAAGGGTAGAGGCATTGCTGCTTGAAGAAATATTTGAG CTGGAATCGGCACGTAGCTATGATTATggtttcattttctctcttagAGCAATTTTACCGTGGTTTACTCATCAAAGCATCGGCAGTGTAGTCCTTTCACTAAACGACCAAAGCATTGGGGGAGTAGTAGGCATGTATCTTCCGCCACTTTTACATAGCGATAACGAATGGGTAGGGTTTTCCCTATTTGTGGCCTTCACTCTGCCTCCTCCAGGTGTTTTGGCTGTAAAGTATTCTTCCGTTAACTGTCGTTTGCTTACCTCCAGAGGAATAATGGGTCCGCAGCATAACCTAACATTAGAGTTCCCCGGTGAAGACAACTTTATGGGGTCAGAGCGAGTTCTTGTTATTCATATACCTCGAAAACATTTTCCAGAAGACCTCGGTGATCGCATTCAAGCTTCTTTTGAATCCCTCACTCCAGGTGTGGAGGTTCAAATGTCTGGGATTCGTCTAGTATACCGGCAAGATTTGAATGGCTTAATCCAAACTATTACTCACTGCACTATACGCAGTCCATTTGCTTACTTCGGACAAGATGAcaaaacatttattttggaagaaaataagatTGGCGTACATTTGACCATGGAGAAAAGTTTGCTTCAACAAGCAAAAGACAG GATGCTTCAAGATTGGCAAAATTCTTCAACAGGTTCAAAGGTAATCACTGATCAACAAATTGAGTTGATGATACTTTCTGAAACTCCAGTCAATCCACCTAAGAAAAAACATTCAGTGATCAAGTGGAAAAGAAACCTTGACCTTttgcttcaatttttctttaggCTTCCTGTTGAACTATCGGTCACTGTATGTCTCAGTCGAAACATAATCTCTTGCTCAAAACGCTATTCTGGTATTTTCTATCAAAAGGAAATTCCGGAGTGGTTCACAGAACAACAATCATCTGAGACTCTGGTGTCCCCAGTACCTACAAATCTCAGAAAGGATAAGAGTTTCCTGGGATTTGTTGTGTGCGCGGTTTTTTCAGTTGAGCCGTCTCGAGCTGACGTCCTCAAATATTTGTATTCAGGACACCATCCCAGACTTGCTTGCAATTTTCATTTGAGCCCTGAAATACCGTGTAGCTTAGAGGTTGGCAGCTTGCCTGGGACCAGTCCCAAGAACAAATTTATGTGGTTATATCTTAGACGGTTTGTCTGGCTGCAGTACATACCGGGTCATTATTTTAAGGATCACTTGAATGAACTCCCTGAGTTAGGGGTTTCATTTACGAGTGATTCCCCAGCCTTGGCTGTAAAGCAATGCGGATTCCGCATCCTATATGACCAAGAGGTCCAAAAATACTGGAAAGCAACAGTGCAGTGCTTCACTTCCTTTTTTGACGACAATGAGGATCATATTCGCCAATTCATTGAAGATGAGAGACATTCTTTTAGCATTACAAGATCTTTTGGGGTTCTCGACAACAGGACCTTGATCGCTCTTTTGAAAACCATCTCCGAAGCAACATGCTTAAACAAATAG
- the LOC112200384 gene encoding glucose-6-phosphate 1-dehydrogenase 2, chloroplastic has product MATLPSTHCCRTYSSSLSESYSSVHRSLQRVAVSPSPQRFVSAKVSLQSQSVSQQNVVSMQDVAPAVKPVENETAFKKLKDGLLSATSGSVEESKDASGFSFEESESTVSITVVGASGDLAKKKIFPALFALYYEGCLPKHFTICGYARSKMTDAELRTMVSKTLTCRIDQRENCGEKMDQFLERCFYHSGQYDSQDHFAQLDKKLKEHEAGRIPNRLFYLSIPPNIFIDAVRCASLSASSGNGWTRVIVEKPFGRDSESSAALTKALKQYLEEDQIFRIDHYLGKELVENLSVLRFSNLIFEPLWSRQYIRNVQLIFSEDFGTEGRGGYFDNYGIIRDIMQNHLLQILALFAMETPVSLDAEDIRNEKVKVLRSMRPLQLENVVTGQYKSHVRGGITYPAYTDDKTVPKDSLTPTFAAAALFIDNARWDGVPFLMKAGKALHNKRAEIRVQFRHVPGNLYNRNIGTDLDRATNELVIRVQPDEAIFLKINNKVPGLGMRLDRSNLNLHYAARYSTEIPDAYERLLLDAIEGERRLFIRSDELDAAWALFTPLLKEIEEKKIIPEYYPYGSRGPVGAHYLAARYKVRWGDVGLDQ; this is encoded by the exons ATGGCGACCCTTCCATCCACCCATTGCTGCCGTACTTACTCCTCCTCGTTATCGGAGTCGTATTCTTCCGTACACAGAAGCCTCCAGAGGGTGGCCGTTTCTCCGAGTCCGCAACGTTTCGTCTCCGCCAAGGTTTCTCTGCAGTCTCAATCCGTTTCGCAGCAAAATGTTGTCAGCATGCAAGATG TGGCTCCAGCAGTGAAGCCTGTTGAGAATGAAACTgctttcaagaaattgaaaGACGGGTTGCTGTCAGCTACGTCTGGGTCCGTGGAGGAAAGTAAAGACGCAAGTGGGTTTAGTTTTGAAGAATCTGAGTCTACTGTGAGTATTACTGTGGTTGGAGCATCTGGGGACCTTGCAAAGAAGAAGATATTCCCGGCTCTTTTCGCACTTTATTATGAGGGTTGCCTCCCTAAA CACTTTACTATTTGTGGTTATGCTCGGAGTAAGATGACTGATGCGGAGCTTAGAACCATGGTTAGCAAGACGCTTACTTGCAGAATTGACCAGAG GGAGAACTGTGGCGAAAAGATGGACCAATTTCTTGAAAGATGTTTCTACCACTCTGGTCAGTATGATTCACAGGATCACTTTGCTCAGCTGGACAAAAAACTAAAGGAACATGAG GCTGGAAGAATTCCTAACCGCCTGTTCTATCTATCTATTCCTCCAAACATATTCATAGATGCGGTTCGCTGTGCAAGCTTGTCTGCTTCATCTGGTAATGGCTGGACTAGAGTTATTGTTGAGAAACCATTTGGCCGAGATTCAGAATCATCTGCTGCTTTGACCAAAGCCCTCAAGCAGTACCTAGAAGAGGATCAGATATTCAG GATAGACCACTATCTGGGCAAGGAGCTAGTGGAAAACCTTTCAGTTCTTCGCTTTTCCAATCTTATTTTTGAACCCTTGTGGTCAAGGCAGTACATAAGGAATGTGCAGTTAATATTCTCTGAAGATTTTGGCACTGAAGGGCGTGGAGGGTACTTTGATAATTATGGGATAATAAGAGACATAATGCAGAATCACTTGCTTCAAATACTGGCGCTCTTTGCAATGGAAACCCCTGTCAGTTTGGATGCAGAAGATATTAGAAATGAAAAG GTCAAAGTTTTGCGTTCCATGAGGCCATTGCAACTTGAAAATGTGGTTACAGGGCAATACAAGAGCCATGTCAGAGGAGGAATTACTTACCCGGCCTACACTGATGACAAAACTGTACCCAAAGACAGTTTGACTCCAACATTTGCAGCAGCTGCACTCTTCATAGACAATGCAAGATGGGATGGGGTGCCTTTCCTAATGAAAGCTGGGAAAGCATTACATAATAAGAG GGCTGAGATAAGGGTACAGTTTCGGCATGTTCCTGGAAATTTGTATAATCGAAATATTGGAACAGATCTTGATCGTGCTACAAATGAACTTGTAATCCGAGTACAGCCTGATGAAGCTATCTTTCTGAAGATCAACAACAAAGTCCCTGGTTTGGGAATGCGGTTGGACAGGAGTAATTTGAATCTTCATTATGCAGCCAG ATATTCAACTGAGATTCCAGATGCATACGAGAGACTTCTGCTGGATGCTATTGAAGGGGAAAGGAGACTGTTCATCCGGAGCGATGAACTAGATGCAGCTTGGGCACTCTTCACACCTTTGTTgaaagagatagaagagaaaaaGATTATTCCAGAGTACTATCCTTACGGAAGTAGGGGTCCTGTTGGGGCACACTATCTTGCAGCAAGATACAAAGTCCGGTGGGGTGATGTTGGTCTGGATCAATGA